GTGGGGCCGCTCGGGGTGTTCGCCCTGATCCTGCCCGTGGCCACGCGCATCGGGCTCGACGTGCTGCGGTCGCTGGCCGGCTACATGCTGGTGGTCGCGCTGCTCTGCCTGGTGGTGACCATCGGCGCCTATGTCATGGCGGCCACGCTCGGCGGCACGCCGCTCCGCCGGTTCGCGCGGGCGCTCGCGGCGCCGCAGGCGATCGCGTTCGGCTCGCGGTCGTCGCTGGCGTCGCTCCCGTCGCTGATGCGCGCGGCGGAGGACGATCTCGGGCTCCCGGTCGAGGTGAGCGGGCTCGTGCTGCCGTTGGCCACCGCAATGCTCAAGGTGGCGGCGCCCGTCGCGTCGATCGCCGGCGCGGTGTTCATCGCGCGGGTGTACGGCATCCATCTGGGCGCCGGCCGCATGATCCCCGTGATCGCGACGTCGGTGTTCACCAGCTTCGGCGTGCCCGGCGTTCCCAACGGCGCGTGGACGCAGCTGCCGGTGTTTCTCGTGGCGGGGATCCCGCCCGAGGGGATCGGCATCCTGCTCGCCGTGGACGCGATCCCGGATGCGCTGCGCACCGTGACCAACGTCTCGGTGGATCTCGCGGTGGCCACCGTCATCGGGCGGTGGACGCGCGCCGGGTAGACGTCGCGTCGCTCCTTGCGGGATACCCGCCGGCCGCCAACTTCCACTCCATCTACCGCCCCCGGTCACGCCATGCTTCCATCCCTGCGCAGTGCCGTGCTCGACGCCAACCGCGCCCTCGGTGACCGCGGGCTGGCGCCGTTCACATTCGGGAACGCGAGCGCCATCGACCGCGCTCGCGGCCTCGTGGTGATCAAGCCCAGCGGCGTGCCCTACGACGTCATGCGTGCCGAGGATATGGTGATCACCGATCTGCACGGCACCGTCGTGGACGGCACGCTGCGTCCCTCGTCGGATCTACCCACCCATCTCGCGCTGTACCGCGCGTTCGAGACGATCGGCGGCGTGGTGCACACGCATTCGCACTTCGCCACCGCGTGGGCGCAGGCGCGGCGCGAGATTCCCTGCTTCGGCACCACCCACGCCGACTACTTCCATGGCTCGATTCCGGTGACGGACGATCTGACCGCCGAAGAGATCGCCGCCGACTACGAGGCGATGACCGGGCAGGCCATCGTCCGCCGGCTCGCGGGCCTCGATCCCCTGGCCATGCCGGCGGTCCTCGTGGCCAGTCACGCGAGCTTCTGCTGGGGGAGGACGGTGGAGGACGCCGTGCACACCGCGTCGGTGCTCGAGGAGGTGGCGCGCATGGCGTATCACACGCTGACCATCGAGGCCGACGCGCAGGCCATCGGCGCCGCGCTGCACGACAAGCACTTTCTGCGCAAGCACGGCCCGGGCGCGTATTACGGACAGAAGAAATAGCCGGGGCGGGCGAGCATCCAGAACGGAGTGGTTCGGCCGGATGCTCCGGATTGGACGGATGATACGGATTGAAATGCTTTGGGGCTGCAGGGTGAGCACGGCGCGCC
The genomic region above belongs to Gemmatimonadaceae bacterium and contains:
- a CDS encoding cation:dicarboxylase symporter family transporter; translation: MKKLSVQMVVAVLLGTIAGLLVAAAHSAAADRAVSFLAPLGTIWVNAILMTVVPLVVVNVIVAAASSAEQRNAARGAAGTFAMFVGVVTASAVLCAVLSPGLLAAIVPAGAIPMPPAAAAAAQQQPSLSALVVSIVPQNPVRAAADGAMLGLIVFSLLFGFATTRIKADQRAAVVHLCRAVGDALLVIVGWVLRVGPLGVFALILPVATRIGLDVLRSLAGYMLVVALLCLVVTIGAYVMAATLGGTPLRRFARALAAPQAIAFGSRSSLASLPSLMRAAEDDLGLPVEVSGLVLPLATAMLKVAAPVASIAGAVFIARVYGIHLGAGRMIPVIATSVFTSFGVPGVPNGAWTQLPVFLVAGIPPEGIGILLAVDAIPDALRTVTNVSVDLAVATVIGRWTRAG
- the araD gene encoding L-ribulose-5-phosphate 4-epimerase AraD yields the protein MLPSLRSAVLDANRALGDRGLAPFTFGNASAIDRARGLVVIKPSGVPYDVMRAEDMVITDLHGTVVDGTLRPSSDLPTHLALYRAFETIGGVVHTHSHFATAWAQARREIPCFGTTHADYFHGSIPVTDDLTAEEIAADYEAMTGQAIVRRLAGLDPLAMPAVLVASHASFCWGRTVEDAVHTASVLEEVARMAYHTLTIEADAQAIGAALHDKHFLRKHGPGAYYGQKK